Genomic segment of Prinia subflava isolate CZ2003 ecotype Zambia chromosome 4, Cam_Psub_1.2, whole genome shotgun sequence:
TTTCTCTTATTTACTGGAGGTTTAAGTCTGGAAGATGGGGAGCGTGTAAATGTCAGCTCTGCAATTTGCTGGGCTGGAGAGTTAGAGCTGCAAAGCTCATCCTGTGCCATGGGAATTGTGTGTTACATCTCATGTGCCATTAATATTCAGCTGCACTCCTTGAAAACATACACAGGAATTAAATACTTCATTAGCAGAAGAGAAATTTAATAGCACCTGctattaaaatatgtatttgtttAGCTTGTTTACTAATTCCATTCTCCACATCTGGAGCATCTGCCAGGTCAGACTGGTTGGTGATGAAAtgagcagggcctggggacTGAGTCTGTGCTTGAAGAGTCTCACGGGGACACAAGAGAGGGCAAGGGCTgatctctgcagctctggaaaagACATTCCAtactcctcctgccctgcataGTGGCACTGGTGCTGCTTTGCTCCTATTTCACACTCTGCCTTCAGGTTTAGCAAAGGTTTTGTCGGCTCTAAAAAGAGTTTATAGATTAAATTGGGAAGGTACAGATTAAGTAGCTTAATCTGTAATTGTGATTGGAAACTGTGGTTCATAATTATGGATTGCATTTTGTATATGATAATTATTAAACTGGAaggatttaaaaatgtttaaaaagtcCTTAGAAATTCTTCTGCAGAACTTTAGGAATTTTCTGTGGTCCTAGAACTGTCTGAGGTGGAAGCAGACAAGAGAGAGTTCTACTGTAAAGAAGGCAAGCCTGGAACTCTAAAATCTATCTTTAAAGGTACATTGCACCAAATTACCTAACAGGAAGAGTTCAATAGCCACTATTCCTTTAGAAATGCTACATATGATGTATTTATagaaacactttaaaaagtTTTGAGAGATTGAAAAGGACAGAGACAACAtcaggctttttattttttattttttaattctaaaatttCCAGGTGGCCTACAGACTCCAGGGTTTTAGCACCTCTGAATTTCAATGGAACCATCATGTTTTGTGGTGATCCTTCTGTGAGAGTTCTGCCTGTTctgtttaaaatgtgtatttatgaGACTGGGAGACATAATGGAGTGAGATTGGCTCAGCACTGCCTGTGACCCCTCGTTCCCAGCAGCATTAACTTGATGTGTATTTTCTTGTTCTGACTTCTACAGGGTTGTAATTCTACGCCTTCATCAGGAGCTCTCTTTGCCTGCTTCACTTGGATTCTGCTTTTGCCACTGCCTCTTTGTGAGGTGTGGGTCAAATATGTTCTGTTCTAATTTGAAACTTGGTAAAAATCACTAACTGGCTATCTGTGTTGGAGTTTTTTGAGTGTTATGGACAGCTAATgcaatttctctttttgcagATTTGCTCTCAATACCATTTAGCAGTTTTTATAACTGAAGCCTCTGGATGTTGCCTTGGCCCGGGTGGGTGGTCAGAGCCTCTGGATAGTGGGGAGGGAGTTGGTATTTTGGTGGCTGGAAGGGTGGTGTGATGTGAGGGATCGGCCTGGGATACTGCCTGAGGGAGGGAAGTGCTCCTGGAGGTGGGATCCATACTGGAGGTGAGAGTGAAGCTCTGCACTCGTGTACAGGGGCTTTGCGAGGTCTCAGGGCGTCCAGTTCCACATCAGCATGGCTTAGCTGGGAGTCTGTCTGAACCATCACaagctgtgctccaggaatCCTCCTGGGACACCTGCGAAGCCAGCAGGCCCCTATTGCCAGCAGCAGGCCAGCAGTGGCACAAACAGTGCTCAGTAAGGCACAAGGGCTCCTCCTCGTCATCGAGTTGTTCTTGGCTTGCAGTGTCGGCCCGGTGCTGCTGCACGGCCCGGGGAGCGGCTTTGTGCTGGCTGGGCAGTCCTGGCTGTAGGAAATGCTCAAAGCCCCATGGATTCTGTACTCTGGCAGCATTGCTTGGACGAAGTGTGGGCTCACAGACCCAGCTGGCACTCTCAGTTTCTCCAGTGCCTGCTGGATTTCTTCTCTCCCGCACCAGCTGGAAGATCTGTTGGCGcttgcacacacagagctgttgTACCAGGAGATGAGCGTGGAGCcgggctgcagagctgtcagcacGATGTCTTTGGGACTGCTGGAGTTCAGGAAGAGGGAGAGCTTCTCCAGGAACAAAGCCACCCTTTTCCTGTCCCTCAGGAAGGAGGAGTAGCTGTTCTTGGTCTGCACGGTGAAAAGGTGGCACGGTAGCTCAGGGGGCTTCAGGAGCTCGATGGTGAAGGACTGCCAGGCTGCCAGGCCTCCGGAATCCGTGGCACACAGCACAAACTCCTGAGGGGAATGCTGGAAGTCGATCTCTAGGGGATAGCCGTGCATGGCCTGCTGGGAGGTGTTGAACTGCAGCCAGCTCTCGGGTCCCGACGGAGAGCCATCGGCTGGGAGGATTTGTAGGGATAACTGCGTGGAGTTGCCATCTTCCTTGTCATAAAATGTGTTGGCAGGTACAGGGAAAAAGAACAGGCATCCAGTGGTTGCTGTTAGGAACTTAATGGAATGAACAACCTTTGGGGAAGTGTTTGCTTGCCCTttagagaggaaggagaaaagggagggaaagagtTAGGAGGGAAAAATTGCTGTCTCTTGGTAAGTAATGGCAGAGAAATCTTGTCAGCCTCAGGATTGTGGAGTGTGCTGAAACTTAAACTTAACAGTCTTGTCCTTGATCACATCTTAACCTCATTTGTTAAGCATATTTAGATATCTGTTTATTTAAAGAGCTGTAAATATCCTCAACACTGTTTTGTCTAGTCCAAAGTATTAGTCAGGTCATGTATAGCCCCTTTCCAAACAATAGAATCTAATTCTAGTAACTTTTACTCAGAAATACCACAACATGGTATTGTTTTGTCTTCCATTTCCATCAttattcatggatttttttgtggggggaggggggaattttgggagaaAGTGTGGATGCCTGGGATGAGATTGCTGTGAGTGCTTCACATCTGCCTGGTTTGAAGAGTTGCAGAGAATTTGGGAGCAGACACCAGGTAAGCTGGAGGATGATAAAGTGTGGGGACAAATTTGAAAGGAAATCTCCTCTCTGTGACTGTCAGGTGACGTTTGCTGCCAGGCTCAAGGAGCGAAGGATCACAATACAGAGTTCCTGCAGCTTGTGACAAAAATGGTCTTCTCTTCCTGCCATTGTTACATCTTGTGTACTTGTGCTCTCTGCACTTTATGGTAAGGACTAGTAAAACCATGCCATGTTATTCTCTTCCTGTGCATTACCTAATGTGAATATTAGGGAGGGATGAATTCAGGACACGAATATTTCAGTCCTGATAGTCTGAAGACTGCATGGGTTCTAGTACAGGAAACTAGAGACACCTTGCAGGGTGGATGAAAGGGTTGATGGCAGCTGTGTTCAGAAGCAAGAACAGAAAAGTAAACTTGTTTTACCTTGGGTTACAGTCTGCAGCTCTTGTGaagcagaaaatggaagaagaaTCCATGCACTTTCTACAAACTGTAGTCCTTCAGATGAGGGAAACAGCCAGGCACTTGGACCCAGGCGTGATGGCAGCAGTGTCTCACCCAACCCTGTGAAAGTGAGATCATTACAGTTTAAGGTGAAAGATCATTTGGATCTATGTAAAAGGAATCTTATGTCAATAATGTCAATAATGGGAACACAGCTTCCAAACTGTATTATCTATTTATGGCATGTGATTGAAAACCTTTGCCAGTTTCTGCCAGCATAGGAAGGACCATGGGAAGAAGGCTGGAGTTCAATTCCCCTTTAAAAAATGAGGGAATGGAAATGGCTTCTACCTCTGGAGAAGGaagttttggggtgtttgtttgtttgtttgtttggttggttttttttgtttgtttgtttgggttttttaaaatatttctacatGGCCTGTGCTTGCAAGAGTGCTAATAGCAGTAACGTGTTAGGGCtattagggttagggttttgTCCATCTGTGGGCTTTGGCAGATCACAGAATGGCCTggattgaaagggaccttaaagaccatccaagtccaaccccctgccatgggcagggacactttccactatcccagcttgctcagagccccatccaacctggccttggacacttccagggatccaggggcagccacagcttctctgggcaccctgtgccagggcctcaccatcctcacagggcagaatttcttccacatttctaatctaaacctgctttGTCACTT
This window contains:
- the LOC134549670 gene encoding dystroglycan 1-like isoform X3 translates to MEDACRDPGHTQHSSPASGSPLLPGLRALLPLLFVLLSVCESSPADLAKGSNNTWEETKSLQGIIPNATVFMGKIFYYPMPVLVFQGTITQYKVTLASGADLPKWLEFNPGTNMLQGLPMAGEGGVYLLNLAASGGVPAQETPRAAGNFTIHVQDSSLSLEMQNLKHMPNSFQCGKEAPITRAEIILCAGAAALGAGERLWVVCRMAEYLHLHSSLLTLLQHTGPAAAGSHVLAEDTAHIDLAARHYLGLSWPVTCGGFALLHEFIQVLQHNVNSHHLSRLLGSSRLRTEPQPTRILSGGTEELLADKDLGTSGIVPNVTEPALESYNISGIKPDAVEAPLVTSFNATSHLPSSIAGLGETLLPSRLGPSAWLFPSSEGLQFVESAWILLPFSASQELQTVTQGQANTSPKVVHSIKFLTATTGCLFFFPVPANTFYDKEDGNSTQLSLQILPADGSPSGPESWLQFNTSQQAMHGYPLEIDFQHSPQEFVLCATDSGGLAAWQSFTIELLKPPELPCHLFTVQTKNSYSSFLRDRKRVALFLEKLSLFLNSSSPKDIVLTALQPGSTLISWYNSSVCASANRSSSWCGREEIQQALEKLRVPAGSVSPHFVQAMLPEYRIHGALSISYSQDCPASTKPLPGPCSSTGPTLQAKNNSMTRRSPCALLSTVCATAGLLLAIGACWLRRCPRRIPGAQLVMVQTDSQLSHADVELDALRPRKAPVHECRASLSPPVWIPPPGALPSLRQYPRPIPHITPPFQPPKYQLPPHYPEALTTHPGQGNIQRLQL